One segment of Sulfobacillus thermosulfidooxidans DSM 9293 DNA contains the following:
- a CDS encoding DMT family transporter: MVTPSTRLVGLSHRRMQWQGFTMALLAAIFWGLSGVSAQRLFMTYHASAGWLVTVRMGISGFLILLVTAWRQGIGVVWQPWRSRQWRLQLIIFGIVGLFAVQYSYLAAIQDGNAASATLLQYTGPALITLYLIIRKRARPSYRQFTAVGLSLFGTWLLVSNGRFNSLHIPLGGLIWGLLSAVTLAFYTLYPGRLLQRWGSSVIVGWGMVIGSCTSQFIFPIWQGPRSWWPWTAWVFVAFVVLVGTLLAFWLYLASLNYIEPGPASVITSAEPLVATAASMMWLGVHLDNIQAVGALAIVSAVVILALRQPSLS, encoded by the coding sequence ATGGTAACGCCATCAACGCGGCTGGTTGGTCTGTCCCATCGGCGCATGCAGTGGCAAGGTTTTACGATGGCACTGTTAGCAGCAATATTCTGGGGATTGTCTGGAGTGTCTGCTCAACGTCTTTTTATGACTTATCATGCTTCAGCGGGATGGCTTGTTACCGTTCGTATGGGGATTTCCGGCTTTTTAATATTACTGGTGACCGCATGGCGCCAAGGGATTGGCGTTGTATGGCAACCTTGGCGATCCCGCCAATGGCGTCTTCAACTTATAATTTTCGGAATCGTTGGATTGTTCGCGGTTCAATATTCCTACTTGGCGGCCATACAGGATGGAAATGCGGCATCGGCGACATTACTACAATATACCGGTCCAGCACTCATCACGCTTTACCTGATAATTCGCAAACGGGCCCGTCCCAGTTATCGTCAGTTCACTGCCGTGGGACTTTCTTTGTTTGGCACCTGGCTTTTAGTTTCGAATGGTCGGTTTAATAGTTTACATATTCCCTTGGGCGGATTGATTTGGGGATTATTATCGGCAGTGACCCTGGCGTTTTATACCCTCTACCCCGGGCGGTTACTTCAGCGTTGGGGATCGAGTGTGATTGTGGGTTGGGGTATGGTAATTGGGTCATGTACATCGCAATTTATTTTTCCGATTTGGCAAGGACCCCGGAGCTGGTGGCCGTGGACCGCGTGGGTTTTTGTCGCATTTGTTGTGCTGGTTGGAACGCTTCTAGCGTTTTGGCTGTATTTAGCGAGCTTGAATTATATTGAACCGGGACCAGCTAGTGTCATAACGAGTGCTGAACCCCTCGTCGCGACCGCAGCATCTATGATGTGGCTCGGGGTACATCTTGACAATATACAGGCTGTGGGTGCTTTAGCAATTGTCAGCGCGGTGGTCATCCTTGCTTTACGACAGCCCTCCTTAAGCTAA
- a CDS encoding PQQ-binding-like beta-propeller repeat protein has translation MISLSKEQTHRHLRLYPRLLPQWWVLIPIEMVAFLVRFIGLGRYHGLIYDEYYYVTAADVLIHHKPPVLVKHLVYGIDPNLLSAPPFAKEVIAAAIMTFGNHPWAWRLPGALLGAFVPIVVYALAQSIFHNRQVAGIAAGLSAVDGLMVSTSRLALLDSIAFPFVIWNLFILWRLYDDLHNDRWITRKTLWMFGITLGLGFSAKWIGAQSILMAWIIFALSWRRIWQSPRRVMYIASVTVIPLVVYFLTYAYAFPGGFHQSWLPQNVFLAWAKLQWLILKNMWTLQFYHPWTANAWTWLGLPRPTAYLWITGAHDTIRLLAFSNPLVIWLGLFSLLIMVGRDIKTAHRLRPPTLFFVVWFLVFYGTWLLTPRSKFNYYFLSMMPMLIMSTAYGMVQLFHIAQGRWRWLGLTEGLGVGITTLYLFPLWVGLPMPNGFYHSVFWSPTWNAKPKTTPPSTQSVSAHVMPITTKAAASFDAGASVPQEWSGFETGLQHNTVFNWDNPIPLQTGYILHTGPVADQPAVVGHDGFVGSNNNQLIAWNLLSGRRLWTDTLPNMVMTTPLVWKNEVIVGLGNKAFRSYSQTQGWLRGTGTNGLMAFNRITGKELWFTPTIGEDMPTPALQHGVIYEVTGTGQFLAVAATNGHVLWSLPLAGFDSMSSPIIDGNQLFVATNVYMKAYPASSSTVWDINLLTHQIVWHINLPVASGLSDNSPAIADNILYIAGVPRIVNLKTGQTWLNNELFAISTQNGHILWHHKTGGGLLPLDEEEEGIPFVAHHIVFIANPANRNLSAFDAKSGRLIWRTLLPASAVANPILQNSVLWIGLDNGMIVQIQASDGHIRVITQEGLGGFGPAALILFPHALLAASKTGNVAMIPVR, from the coding sequence ATGATTTCATTATCTAAAGAACAAACTCACCGTCATCTTCGTCTTTATCCTCGTTTACTACCCCAATGGTGGGTTTTGATTCCCATTGAAATGGTGGCATTTTTGGTGCGTTTTATTGGTTTGGGGCGTTACCATGGCCTGATTTATGATGAATATTACTATGTTACAGCTGCTGATGTGCTCATTCATCATAAACCGCCTGTTCTGGTTAAGCATTTAGTTTACGGCATTGATCCGAATCTGTTGTCCGCACCCCCATTTGCCAAAGAGGTCATTGCCGCTGCTATTATGACCTTCGGCAATCATCCATGGGCATGGCGCTTACCAGGTGCATTATTAGGGGCATTCGTGCCCATTGTCGTATACGCTTTAGCCCAATCAATATTTCATAATCGGCAAGTGGCGGGTATCGCCGCTGGCTTATCAGCGGTCGACGGATTAATGGTGAGTACTAGTCGATTAGCTTTACTGGATTCTATTGCATTTCCCTTTGTTATTTGGAATCTTTTCATCCTATGGCGTTTGTATGACGATCTCCACAATGATCGGTGGATCACACGCAAGACGTTATGGATGTTTGGTATCACGTTAGGATTAGGATTTTCGGCTAAATGGATTGGTGCTCAAAGTATCCTCATGGCATGGATTATTTTTGCGCTGTCATGGCGTCGAATTTGGCAATCGCCACGCCGCGTAATGTATATTGCATCCGTGACTGTGATTCCACTTGTCGTTTATTTTTTGACCTATGCCTATGCATTTCCCGGAGGTTTTCATCAGTCATGGCTTCCTCAGAATGTGTTTTTGGCATGGGCTAAACTGCAATGGCTGATCTTGAAAAATATGTGGACGCTGCAATTTTATCATCCCTGGACGGCCAACGCCTGGACCTGGTTAGGATTACCGCGACCAACAGCGTATTTATGGATTACTGGGGCGCATGACACGATTCGTTTATTAGCTTTTTCTAACCCTCTTGTGATTTGGTTGGGCCTATTCAGTTTATTAATCATGGTGGGGAGAGATATCAAGACAGCGCATAGATTACGCCCTCCGACACTATTTTTTGTGGTGTGGTTTTTAGTATTTTACGGCACATGGCTGTTAACCCCACGATCGAAATTTAATTATTATTTTTTGTCCATGATGCCAATGTTAATTATGAGTACGGCTTATGGCATGGTTCAACTGTTTCATATCGCGCAGGGTCGGTGGCGGTGGCTAGGGTTGACGGAAGGATTGGGCGTCGGCATTACGACACTCTATCTTTTTCCTCTCTGGGTTGGATTGCCTATGCCAAATGGTTTCTATCATAGCGTTTTTTGGTCCCCGACGTGGAATGCGAAACCTAAAACGACACCACCAAGTACACAGTCCGTGAGTGCACACGTGATGCCTATTACCACCAAAGCAGCAGCTTCTTTTGATGCCGGTGCATCCGTTCCCCAAGAATGGAGCGGATTTGAAACGGGCCTTCAGCATAATACGGTATTTAATTGGGATAACCCAATACCCCTTCAGACAGGTTATATTCTGCACACCGGTCCGGTGGCCGATCAACCAGCTGTGGTCGGTCATGATGGCTTTGTTGGGAGCAATAATAATCAATTGATAGCATGGAACTTATTATCAGGACGACGCCTTTGGACGGACACATTGCCGAATATGGTTATGACGACACCTCTAGTGTGGAAGAATGAGGTAATTGTCGGCTTAGGGAATAAGGCATTTCGAAGCTATTCGCAGACACAAGGGTGGCTTAGAGGCACGGGGACGAATGGTCTTATGGCCTTTAATCGCATAACGGGAAAAGAATTATGGTTTACTCCCACAATAGGCGAAGACATGCCGACGCCAGCACTCCAGCATGGAGTGATTTATGAGGTAACAGGCACAGGACAATTCTTGGCCGTGGCGGCTACCAACGGCCATGTATTATGGTCACTGCCTTTAGCAGGATTCGATAGCATGTCTTCACCTATTATTGATGGGAACCAACTATTTGTCGCCACCAATGTCTATATGAAAGCCTATCCCGCTTCATCATCAACTGTTTGGGATATTAATCTTCTTACGCATCAAATTGTGTGGCACATTAACTTGCCAGTGGCTAGTGGATTATCTGATAATAGTCCTGCGATTGCGGACAATATATTGTATATTGCTGGGGTGCCTCGTATAGTGAATTTAAAGACGGGGCAAACCTGGTTAAATAATGAACTGTTTGCGATTTCTACGCAAAATGGTCATATATTATGGCACCACAAGACGGGAGGAGGTCTTCTTCCACTCGATGAAGAAGAAGAAGGGATTCCCTTTGTGGCTCATCACATTGTGTTTATTGCAAATCCGGCTAATAGAAACTTAAGTGCATTTGATGCAAAAAGTGGTAGGCTGATATGGAGGACATTATTACCCGCATCAGCGGTTGCCAATCCGATCTTACAAAATTCCGTGTTGTGGATTGGACTTGATAATGGAATGATTGTGCAAATCCAAGCGAGTGATGGACATATTCGTGTGATAACACAAGAAGGTCTAGGAGGATTTGGCCCTGCGGCGTTAATTCTTTTTCCACATGCATTGCTGGCAGCTAGCAAAACGGGTAATGTGGCCATGATTCCCGTTCGTTAA
- a CDS encoding CoA-binding protein: protein MDDEQIRQILQQYRYVAIVGLSPKEDRPSFQVAQFLKDHGYHIVPVHPQAQTILGEKVYPRLEDIPFAIDIVDVFRRPEDTPAVAESAVRIGAKVLWLQLGIQNEIARSIAETGGLQVIEDRCMKIEYRRLLG from the coding sequence GTGGACGATGAACAAATTCGCCAGATCTTACAGCAATATCGGTATGTGGCCATTGTCGGTTTATCACCAAAAGAAGATCGCCCAAGCTTTCAAGTGGCGCAATTCTTGAAAGACCATGGATATCACATTGTACCCGTTCATCCTCAAGCTCAGACCATATTGGGCGAGAAGGTTTATCCACGCCTTGAAGATATTCCCTTTGCTATTGATATTGTGGATGTGTTCCGACGCCCGGAAGATACGCCTGCCGTAGCCGAGAGTGCTGTACGCATTGGGGCTAAAGTGTTGTGGTTACAACTGGGTATTCAAAACGAAATCGCTCGGTCCATTGCTGAAACAGGCGGTTTGCAAGTTATTGAAGATCGATGCATGAAGATCGAATATCGTCGTCTTTTGGGCTAA
- a CDS encoding branched-chain amino acid transaminase, producing MPLAYFKHEFLPLEQATVSVATHALNYGTGCFEGIRAYYNAEEDRLFILKLREHFERFWRSCTIMRINPGHSVEEMMERTVELLRRQEFRQDVYIRPLAFKAEPVIKVTLDGIRDEFAIFAVPMGDYIPTTGIHVMVSAWRRLEDNAIPSRAKVTGSYVNTALAVTDAHLSGFDDAIFLTEQGHVAEGSAANLFMVREGTLITPDVSENILEGITRQTIMHLANDLGYPVITRAIDRTELYIADELFLVGTGAQISPITQIDHRMVGTGRIGSITERIQTHYNRAVRGQIPEYRHWLTPVE from the coding sequence GTGCCTTTAGCGTATTTCAAACACGAATTTTTACCCTTGGAACAGGCTACCGTGTCAGTCGCCACCCATGCTTTGAATTATGGCACAGGATGTTTTGAAGGTATACGGGCTTATTATAACGCGGAAGAGGATAGACTCTTTATTTTAAAGCTTCGCGAGCATTTTGAACGGTTTTGGCGTTCGTGCACGATTATGCGGATCAATCCCGGTCATAGTGTTGAAGAAATGATGGAACGTACAGTGGAACTATTGAGACGGCAAGAATTTCGTCAAGACGTTTATATTCGTCCATTGGCGTTTAAGGCCGAGCCCGTCATTAAAGTGACCTTAGACGGTATTCGGGATGAATTTGCTATTTTCGCGGTGCCCATGGGAGATTATATACCGACAACAGGCATTCACGTTATGGTATCGGCGTGGCGACGGCTCGAGGATAATGCCATTCCCTCCCGGGCAAAGGTCACTGGATCCTATGTCAATACGGCTCTAGCTGTTACAGATGCTCACCTTTCCGGTTTTGATGATGCCATCTTTTTAACCGAACAGGGACATGTTGCCGAGGGAAGTGCCGCAAATTTATTTATGGTGAGAGAAGGAACATTAATTACCCCTGACGTTAGTGAAAACATTTTGGAAGGCATTACGCGGCAGACAATTATGCATCTTGCCAACGATTTAGGATATCCTGTGATTACGCGGGCCATTGATCGTACAGAGCTCTATATAGCCGATGAACTCTTTTTAGTCGGAACAGGTGCACAAATCTCACCCATTACCCAAATTGATCACCGCATGGTCGGCACTGGTCGAATTGGGTCCATTACCGAGCGCATTCAAACCCATTATAATCGGGCTGTTCGTGGTCAGATCCCAGAATATCGTCATTGGTTAACTCCCGTCGAATAA
- a CDS encoding glycosyltransferase: protein MVNLAIVSRRLSGRGGMETVIKTVAQTAQADRLPLSLWSMGRLLDTQWLHNISYRDVNIDQGTGRRLQLRAKLPLYIMALTRLLKDSDVDTLLVTDPTFVEAAHWARRIVRRPLRIFSWVHFSLDKLANISSLRLADGHLAISQGIKRQLADIPVSAPIFVVHNPLPYDFHPIPPGSMAPGQLLYVGRLNNHQKRLDLLFEALAQIAGPWQLNIMGDGPDSTWLKELTHQLGIDNRVHFNGWQPNPWRLANPRALVLTSDFEGFPMVLVEGLAHGIPVIATNCPTGPEDIVENHKNGLLVPTGSIPAIRDAIRIALDREWPWLLSPQEIQQDIISRFNASHVFRTMLNAINSVPLR, encoded by the coding sequence TTGGTAAACTTGGCCATTGTTAGCCGCAGATTGTCCGGGCGCGGTGGCATGGAGACCGTCATCAAAACGGTCGCACAAACGGCTCAAGCTGATCGTCTTCCCCTATCACTGTGGTCCATGGGTCGTCTTCTTGATACACAATGGCTCCACAATATTTCTTATCGCGATGTCAATATCGACCAAGGTACTGGACGCCGACTGCAGTTACGCGCCAAATTACCCCTGTACATCATGGCCCTAACACGCCTGCTTAAAGACAGTGACGTCGACACCTTATTGGTAACAGATCCAACTTTTGTGGAAGCGGCTCACTGGGCACGCCGAATCGTGCGCCGCCCCCTGCGTATTTTTTCATGGGTTCACTTTTCTCTAGATAAATTGGCAAATATATCAAGCCTGCGACTGGCTGATGGACATTTGGCTATTTCCCAGGGAATTAAACGGCAATTAGCCGATATTCCAGTGTCTGCCCCCATTTTTGTGGTCCACAACCCGTTACCCTACGATTTCCATCCAATCCCCCCGGGATCCATGGCTCCTGGCCAATTATTGTATGTGGGGCGGTTAAATAATCATCAAAAGCGTTTGGACTTGTTATTTGAAGCCTTGGCCCAAATTGCGGGTCCGTGGCAGTTGAACATTATGGGGGATGGTCCTGATTCCACCTGGCTAAAAGAGTTGACCCATCAATTAGGCATTGATAACCGAGTCCATTTTAACGGATGGCAGCCCAACCCCTGGCGTCTCGCCAATCCGCGTGCCCTTGTTTTGACATCTGATTTTGAAGGCTTTCCGATGGTACTTGTCGAAGGCCTCGCCCACGGAATACCTGTCATCGCAACAAACTGCCCCACCGGTCCTGAAGACATTGTCGAAAACCATAAGAATGGATTATTGGTGCCGACCGGATCAATCCCAGCCATTCGCGATGCCATTCGCATAGCATTAGATCGCGAATGGCCATGGCTATTATCTCCTCAAGAAATTCAACAAGATATTATATCGCGCTTTAATGCATCTCACGTCTTTAGAACTATGCTCAACGCTATTAATAGCGTTCCTCTGCGGTAA
- the galE gene encoding UDP-glucose 4-epimerase GalE: protein MSKPDAVVVTGGLGYVGQSLAAVLKERGQIPIVVDYRDIPSQVPGVPVFYGSIGDKEIWKQIYDQYHIDVVYHCAGLIVVSESVQEPARYFQENLVAPLAMLNYLHDMGPVPVIFSSSAAVYGTPEMVPIPEDAPKVPISPYGVSKWQFEEILQAYDQAYVQPWVALRYFNVAGSVNNVVESHVPETHLLPRIANALIQGEQPEIYGTDYPTPDGTAVRDYIHMHDLVEAHLQAAQYLKDGGPSTAFNVGSGHGHSVQEVMDGFARVTGLPVDPKRLPRRAGDPPVLVADINKARAELSFEPQFSHDIDHMIRDIWSLFTAEERY from the coding sequence ATGTCCAAACCTGATGCCGTCGTGGTGACGGGTGGACTAGGCTACGTAGGACAATCGTTAGCAGCTGTCCTCAAAGAGCGTGGCCAAATTCCCATTGTTGTCGATTACCGGGATATTCCTAGCCAAGTGCCAGGAGTGCCGGTTTTTTATGGATCCATTGGAGATAAAGAAATCTGGAAACAGATTTATGACCAGTATCACATCGATGTTGTGTACCATTGCGCCGGGCTCATTGTCGTATCGGAATCCGTCCAAGAACCGGCACGGTATTTTCAAGAAAATCTTGTGGCTCCTTTGGCGATGTTAAACTATCTTCACGATATGGGACCTGTTCCCGTGATTTTTTCGTCCTCGGCGGCGGTTTATGGAACCCCAGAAATGGTCCCTATTCCGGAGGATGCGCCTAAAGTTCCTATTAGCCCTTATGGCGTCAGCAAATGGCAATTTGAAGAAATATTACAGGCCTATGACCAAGCGTATGTGCAACCATGGGTCGCTCTCCGTTATTTTAATGTGGCGGGAAGCGTGAATAATGTGGTTGAATCCCATGTTCCAGAAACGCACTTGTTGCCTCGCATTGCTAATGCCCTCATTCAAGGCGAACAACCAGAAATTTATGGCACAGACTATCCAACACCTGATGGTACTGCGGTCCGTGACTATATTCATATGCATGACTTAGTCGAAGCCCATCTTCAGGCTGCGCAATATTTGAAGGATGGGGGACCATCTACGGCATTTAATGTCGGATCGGGGCATGGCCATTCAGTCCAGGAAGTAATGGACGGTTTTGCGCGAGTCACCGGATTGCCTGTGGATCCTAAGCGCTTGCCACGAAGAGCTGGAGATCCGCCGGTACTCGTTGCAGATATTAATAAAGCGCGAGCGGAACTGTCGTTCGAACCCCAATTTTCCCATGATATTGATCACATGATTCGGGATATTTGGTCATTATTTACCGCAGAGGAACGCTATTAA
- a CDS encoding VIT1/CCC1 transporter family protein — protein MSTTSQGNRIKSPQSESNGETPKYHWNLQVLLREAIFGVNDGLVATIGLVSGEALSHQSHGSIVIAGLSSVGAAMVSMSVGSYLATVSQNDWVHQQIKEQQADIQNHPHQEAQEVTELLEDIGIPDRSIAQIRKDIISSRPRWLKFMVREALGVHPNHQETPLANAVTMAVAVMVGSSPPILPFLLPLPTLTARDLAWALSLLAALTVGAIKGRLTGSSLVLSSLQFGILASLSAAVGAGIGWALGLLGA, from the coding sequence ATGTCAACAACATCACAGGGCAATCGAATTAAATCGCCGCAATCAGAGTCCAATGGCGAAACACCGAAATATCATTGGAATTTGCAAGTCTTATTACGGGAAGCGATTTTTGGCGTAAATGATGGGCTGGTTGCGACAATAGGCTTGGTGTCGGGTGAAGCCTTGTCGCATCAATCGCATGGTTCGATTGTGATTGCGGGTCTCTCATCGGTGGGCGCTGCCATGGTATCGATGAGTGTCGGTTCGTATCTAGCCACGGTGTCCCAAAATGACTGGGTTCACCAACAAATCAAAGAGCAACAAGCGGATATTCAAAATCACCCGCATCAGGAGGCTCAGGAGGTCACCGAATTGTTGGAAGACATCGGGATTCCTGACCGTTCTATCGCACAAATTCGCAAGGATATTATTTCAAGTCGTCCACGATGGCTAAAATTTATGGTTCGGGAGGCTTTAGGGGTGCATCCAAACCATCAAGAAACGCCATTGGCCAATGCGGTGACAATGGCTGTCGCGGTCATGGTCGGTTCAAGTCCTCCTATTTTGCCTTTTCTTTTGCCACTACCGACCTTGACCGCGAGAGATTTAGCGTGGGCGTTGTCACTCTTGGCGGCCTTGACGGTGGGGGCTATAAAAGGACGCTTAACGGGCAGTTCTTTGGTCTTGAGCAGTTTGCAATTTGGAATATTAGCTTCACTGTCTGCAGCCGTAGGGGCCGGAATAGGGTGGGCATTGGGGTTATTAGGTGCATAG
- a CDS encoding NUDIX hydrolase — protein sequence MPRPKPPSRPVKISDLHGHFHEFSPQEIHFRPAAYGLLVQNQQILLSLSRFSGKWDLPGGGIEPWETLEAGLTREFFEETGLVVNVQQFLGLRESFIAFFRYPFHSLRFYYQVENTSSSSQELKPENHELLDLKWWPLNQIPLGQMNADDISIIQHYLQGQNPGKPVTN from the coding sequence ATGCCTAGACCCAAACCGCCCTCACGACCCGTTAAAATTTCTGATTTGCATGGGCACTTCCACGAATTTTCTCCCCAAGAAATTCACTTTCGTCCTGCGGCATATGGCCTTCTTGTCCAGAACCAGCAGATTTTGTTGTCCCTATCCCGGTTCAGTGGAAAATGGGATTTGCCGGGTGGGGGCATTGAACCCTGGGAAACGCTAGAAGCCGGACTCACACGCGAGTTCTTTGAAGAAACGGGTCTTGTGGTGAATGTTCAACAATTTCTTGGCTTGCGGGAAAGCTTTATTGCATTTTTTCGTTACCCGTTTCATTCGTTGCGTTTTTACTATCAAGTGGAGAATACGTCTTCGTCGTCTCAGGAGTTAAAACCCGAGAACCATGAGCTATTAGATTTGAAATGGTGGCCTCTTAATCAGATTCCTTTGGGTCAAATGAATGCAGATGACATCAGTATTATCCAACACTATCTTCAAGGACAAAATCCTGGTAAACCGGTGACGAATTAA
- a CDS encoding (Fe-S)-binding protein — MTIDAQPSWMIATEDIEHCNKCGFCLPVCPTYQLTSNELQSPRGRIAMIEAAIQGEIAIGEGLDDSLSHCLDCRACETACPSGVRYHRILETGRDMLRSASHSKQRSQLSFATRQILKLVKKPQWLRGVVRVGNRFKKISLPKPLESLKPFLGYTEQQIAKVTLSSSTATFAVEFFEGCIMSAQFADANQAAKNLLARGGIQSDSPAQQGCCGALHLHSGYAEEAKAMARQNIDVFLHSEKLIVNTAGGCGAMLMQYGELLADDPKYADKARQFSARVRDWATVFNRVQHKVPLRGSGKRVTLQNSCHLVNVEHAGQDTVDLLKGVTGDLFVPYSGQDSCCGSAGTYNIEQREWAMSILEQKMIILADMQPDLIIVNNPGCHFQMRWGVQRYDWDADRVQHLAVYLERAAQRAERMLDQGECVDA, encoded by the coding sequence ATGACAATCGACGCCCAGCCATCGTGGATGATTGCGACTGAGGATATAGAGCATTGTAATAAGTGCGGGTTTTGTTTGCCAGTTTGTCCGACCTATCAATTAACGAGTAACGAACTGCAATCGCCCCGCGGAAGGATTGCCATGATTGAAGCGGCGATTCAGGGTGAAATTGCCATTGGTGAGGGTTTGGATGACTCTTTAAGTCATTGTTTAGATTGCCGGGCGTGTGAAACAGCTTGCCCGTCGGGAGTTCGCTATCACAGAATTTTGGAGACAGGTCGGGATATGTTGCGATCAGCATCTCACAGTAAACAAAGATCGCAGCTGTCCTTTGCCACGAGACAAATCCTAAAACTTGTGAAAAAGCCACAATGGTTGCGCGGTGTGGTGCGTGTGGGAAACCGGTTTAAAAAGATTTCGCTTCCTAAACCATTAGAGTCGTTGAAGCCTTTTTTAGGATACACCGAACAACAGATAGCAAAGGTTACGCTCTCGTCATCCACGGCAACATTCGCGGTCGAATTTTTTGAAGGCTGTATTATGTCGGCACAATTTGCCGATGCCAATCAGGCGGCGAAAAATTTGTTGGCGCGTGGTGGCATACAAAGTGATAGCCCTGCCCAGCAAGGTTGTTGTGGAGCGCTTCATCTACACAGTGGATACGCCGAAGAAGCCAAAGCGATGGCTCGTCAGAATATCGATGTTTTTTTGCATAGTGAAAAACTTATTGTAAATACGGCGGGGGGCTGTGGGGCGATGCTTATGCAGTACGGTGAATTGCTCGCCGATGATCCGAAGTACGCTGACAAAGCACGCCAGTTTAGCGCACGCGTTCGGGATTGGGCGACGGTCTTTAACCGGGTGCAACACAAGGTGCCCTTAAGAGGAAGCGGGAAGCGGGTGACCCTTCAGAATTCCTGTCATTTAGTAAACGTTGAACATGCGGGACAGGATACGGTGGACCTCCTGAAGGGTGTCACAGGAGATCTCTTTGTGCCGTACAGTGGTCAAGATAGCTGTTGTGGATCGGCTGGGACGTACAATATTGAGCAAAGAGAATGGGCCATGAGTATTCTCGAACAAAAAATGATAATTCTTGCAGATATGCAACCTGACCTTATTATTGTCAACAATCCCGGATGTCATTTTCAGATGCGCTGGGGAGTGCAGCGCTATGATTGGGATGCCGATAGGGTTCAGCATCTGGCCGTCTATTTGGAACGTGCTGCACAGCGTGCTGAACGCATGTTGGATCAAGGAGAATGTGTGGATGCCTAG